In the genome of Falsirhodobacter halotolerans, one region contains:
- a CDS encoding H-NS family nucleoid-associated regulatory protein, producing the protein MDLNEMSLKDLKEMKQQVERAISTFEIRRKREVAAKLEAEARDLGFSLQDLAAATQTRRRSPAAPKYANPDAPDETWSGRGRKPRWFADAIEAGKTPEDLAV; encoded by the coding sequence ATGGATCTGAACGAAATGTCTTTGAAAGACCTGAAGGAAATGAAGCAGCAGGTCGAGCGGGCCATTTCGACCTTCGAAATCCGCCGCAAGCGTGAAGTCGCCGCCAAGCTTGAGGCCGAGGCCCGCGACCTTGGATTTTCACTTCAGGATTTGGCGGCCGCGACGCAAACCCGTCGCCGCAGCCCCGCAGCGCCGAAATACGCCAATCCCGATGCGCCGGACGAAACCTGGTCGGGCCGCGGGCGCAAACCGCGTTGGTTCGCCGATGCAATTGAGGCGGGAAAAACGCCGGAAGATTTGGCGGTCTAA